The stretch of DNA CAGTAGAATGACTAGAAAATAAATTCAGTTAAAAGTACATTTTGATCATTTCAAAAGATATATACTAGCTTAGAATTATTTAAAGAGAAAGCAAGTTGGTTAGCATATACACATTTATGTAATCACTTAAATAACTTTGTCATTTATATCATTTCAGTCAATACCAATCAATGCAAAGTGTTAAGTAATGACACAAAATTATTGGCAAAATTAAAGTAATCACATTTTTTAAGGAAAAAGGGCAATGAGAGAACCAAATTTTTAACCTTGATTCTGTGGGACAGGTATGGTTGATGCTGTGACAACAGCTGCTTGGACAGATGATGAAACCGAGGCATTGGCCATCCAACCAGCCAAAGCATTAGCATTGGCATTAGCATTACCAGTTGCTGCTGCAGCAGGTGGAAAGGGCTATAGAAAATAAACGACAACAAATATTCATTAATCAACATGATAAATTAGATTTATGCGTGTAAGGAACCAATTTTTTGAAATGCAAGGTATCATACACCATGAACTCCCACTCCAAGTGAAGTATAAGCAGCAGGCTTTGCAACAGCAGCAACTGGAAGATTGACAGGTGTAGGTGCTAGAGGACCATTGGAAGGTGTACATGAGTGATCAATGAATAAAGTTTTAATATCTGGGTTTGGCCTTGGGTTTTTGCAAAGCTGGTGTTGCCAGTTCAAACTGTATTAACAAATCACGGAGATGGATTAATAGTAGAAAAggaaatataatgaaaaatgaGGCCGAACTTCCAAATTCTTATCATTAATCAAGtaacttaataaataattgattttatgtaAGGAGTTAAAACCAAATGCAAAAGTCAGACATATAAGATTTGTATGTACGAGAGAAGGCAAAAGCAACACAAACTTAGTTCATTTTCTATCATAAAAGAACCCAATTAACTATGAATTAGTTAATTAGAAAACACAGTAAGTTCAAATGAACTGTGTGGATAGGGCAGAGTAGGTTGAAAACTTTAACCTGCATATTTATCTACTACTATGGCATCTATACCTTTGATTGATTAATGTCCGCAACCTTGACGACTTCAGAGTAGGGAAGACAAGCTTATCACGGAACAAAGGATTTGCCTCTATGAGCTTTTTTAGCTCTAACAACATAATCCCTCGAGCAGTTTTGGTGTCACCATACTTGGACAGCTGCTCATTCTCCCTGACATATGAAACGAAATGGAAAAACTTTTCAGTATTGCAGCTTAATAAATCTGGTAGGTCAACTGGTCATGAAAGGCATCGAACCCAACTTCATAAATTTAGTACTTCACAATCTTTCACGAGTCTTGAATGAATACTCAAAGAATATTGATGTTTGAATCAGACTAGCCTGACTTCGTTTTTCTCGTCAATGTAACAGACAAGATAAGGTACTACGTACAAAAGATATTGAATTGCATTGtactatatatttaataaatctgGTACTGGTCATGAAAGGCATCGAACACAACTTGATAAACTTAGTACTTCACAATCTTGCATGAGTCTTGAATGAATATTCAAGAATATTGATGTTTGAATCAAACTAGCCTGACTTCATTTTTCTCACGAATGTAACAGACAAGATAAGGTACTACGTACAAACAATTTTGAATTGCATTGGACTGTATATTCAAGATACTATTACCTGAAATTAGTAAGAGTTAACAGCTGGGTTATTTCTTTGTATAATTCCTCGTTGAAGGTGGAGAATACTTTTAAATCACCCACTAATATCTCAACAGCTTTTGCCTTATCTTGCCTAAAATTTGAAAACATCAAAGACAAAACAACTTGTTAAGTACTTTGACAAACACACACAGATACAACTAGAAAAAtccaaaaagattaaaataattaatatacctATCAAGGGCTTCCAGATATTTCTGCTTCCTGATTTCAAAGAATATTTTCATGGAGTATCTATTATCATCAACTTTGGTAAACCCTGATAAATACTTCTCCACTTCTTCCCATTCACCGGCCTGTACTTTTTCTTCAAAGTATTTCATATTGAAGAAAAACCCAGATTCTTTCTCAAGCCTACATGGCAAACAAGCATTATAAGGTAAGAAATAAGCAGTAATGGTGAAGTACCAAATGGGAAACATTCAGCATAGAAAGAGATAGTTTTctgttaaattttataataatctaCATTCCAATTCCTAAATGATTGATTCGAGAATCTCAGCCTTTTTGGACACAAGGAAATGgcttgttataattaaaattttaacaatttaaacAGCTTTGATATTCAAAagcacttattttatttttttcaaaagcacAGTGGCTTGCAGTGATTCTAGAAACACGCCATGTTACTAAACATAACATACACCAAATTGACAACAGCCAAGGAAGGAAGACAAAATATGTTTGATATACACCTGCCAATCTGGCGGGATGGTGGAATCTAGATACTGAAATCAATAATCAATAGACTGATGCGCAGAAAATGCATATCTATTTGTACTGTTTAGATTATAATTTTCACATTATACACATAGTCAATTAAATAATCCACTGCCATACATCATATGCCTAGGCTATGCCACTCATTTATCCATATACAAAGAAATCACCTTTAACACAaaaatctgaagaaaaaaatatttcccCTCCTTTCTCTATTATTAAGCCAATTTCCAATACAGTTCACAATCcagaacaataataattaatttataaataacaaatggtgataattttaataaaaaaacattttttgttcaaaatgaGTAAAATTTGCACGGCAACAACGATTAAAAAGCGACAAAAAAGAGGCCAAGGGGTAATTACTTGTGCACCGATTCTTTGAACTTTTCCTCTTCAAGAAATTGAAGTATGAGAAACACCAATTCTCTGCTTAAAGAAGTCATGGCGGTTCCTCAAATCTAAAAGGCAAAAATAATCTAGATCTTCAAGCACCGATCTTCAACTAATCGAGAACTTCGAGCCAAAAGAAAACAGTGGAAGAATTCAACTCCAGCAAGCAAGAGAGAAATTAGGGTTGAAGCATGCAATTTACACTCAAAATCTGAAGTTAGAGATTCCGCAACTTCGAAATTTGAGAGATTACTACACAAGCTCTGAGTTCGAgaaatttagggttttaaagACTGCGGATAAGAAAGaggagagagaaaaataaaaaaagagactCCGTCTCGCTCGCTCGCTATCTTCGATGCATTTGTACAGAAGAAGGGGTCTTTCATTTTCTACTGACCTATCAGAGATAAGTACAATAACTTATTAGATAAGTCAATGTAGTTATCGTTATAAGTTATCGTTTTTAAGTGATAAGGAAACCCTGCGGGGAGTTTTGCGGATTCGAAACTAGTAATTAAAATCTAGTGAATATTCGCAACACACGTCCACTCGAGCCCAATCTTTTCTCTACCGTCGCTTTCCTGttgaaaatgattataatttaattaatttttttgacttaataatagtttaatttatCAACTCGActttttaaggtttttaattgaTCAACTATTTATACCCCGTCTTCTCGCGAGAATTTGGGGTTTTGATATCTCCGAGGATGTGAAGGCACGCGCTTGTAGCATTCATTCTGGGGACCACATCCACTTTGTCGTTTTGTTTCCATTTTTTGTTACTTTGTGTTCACTCTTTAGTTATCTGTTCTTGTCTGACCAATCTCTTTCTGGTCGATGTATTTGAACCAATTGTAGAACGTATTTGAGGAAAAAATTTGTACCCCACATTTATCTTTATCcccatatttgtaatttttgcaccccacatttatctttatccccatatttgtaatttttgcaGCACCccacatttaaatttatatcctcatatttataattttttaaaatattatgatgattaatattaaaaataaaaaatattcagacaattatacatgaaacttttgaattggaaattttatttttcaataattattttttgaaaccttcaaacattttaaaaattttgaaataagattttcaaacttttgaatatttataaattttttaaattaaaatttttagattttttcaactttccagaatttcgaaattttcgaaatgaaaCCTTTGCagaaatttcgaaactttagaattgttagaaacttttgaaattaataatttactaATGGTTTGGCCTGGACCTGAACGTTTTTAATTCCTGATATAAATtttccatttatatatttttttcatttatataaactatctattttttaattttgaaagtttcgaaggtttaCTGTTTCGAACATTTTAATGTTTCGAATGTTTTgaaaaaaactgaaaattaaCATTTCTAAAGTTTCGTATTGATGGAAACTTTTAAAAATCTGGGAAAAACCTATTTCAAAACTTTAATGTTGTTCTAAAGGttcgaaattttcaaaaataattgcTTCGAAATTAAGAAAAACTATTTActtgttatatttcaatattttgtaaACTTTCGAATAATGGAGTAATTTGTGTAAAGTTTCGAAAGAAGGTGTAAAAAAATgagtgttaatttttttttaggattttataaataataaaaaagagtaaaaatataattttaagtgaaataaaaatagaagattAAAGTGTGGAAGTGTATGATATAAACCTCCTAAATTTTTCGTTCTAAGAGGGAGTCCCATTTAGTAAACTCACAAGCAAGGTATTCTTGTAAGTCTCAGCCTTAtagatttaatattaattactgTGAGGGAATAACTTGTTTGTATGTATCcattttttaagataatattaGACTAATAGGTTGATAATGTGGGTCAAAAATATGGTTTATAATGTTGAATTTACTAACatttgttatttgttatttgttttgtataaatatgtaaaacctatattgttaaaataaatttttatttttgtgaaagattttgtttttgttttgttatactAATCAACAAGTTATgcagtaattttttattttatggattaTAAAAATGTAAAGACTTAGATTTTGAGATTTACATATTAAATACAAATGTCTAATTTTGACAAATTGAAAtacactgaaaaattaaaattgtttaacCTGATTATTTTCCTCAATAAACCAGTCCTGCTGTGTACTTTTTTgttgagaaaataaaattacatattgttattttaattttgcacttgatttgttgtaattttattttgaaattttgaaattgtttaacTTGATTATTATCCTCAATAAACCAGTTCTGCGGTGTAATTTTTTggttgaagaattttttttacatatttttattttaatttgaatttaatttatacgcACAGTTAATAATtgatgtaaataatttttatattatcgaTCAATCACAACcattaaatcattaataatatttaactttttatataaaGATTATAAATGCATCTAcatcattaattataatttattgtattaaaAGTTTTTACATTGAAAATTAACTACTTTATTAGCATGGATACAAAATTTGGGTCTCAACAAGGTAAAATACCTTATTGGTGAAGCGGCTTATTCATGGAAAAAATGATGTGATTTCACCCATTCTCTTTGAGGTGGATTAGATTAAACAACAACATATCAACATGTgacaaatacataaaatttgaGGAACCGGACACTATATATCTCTTTCAATTGATGCATGTTACGTTATTCTCtcttaatttatcaaaaattataaatattttctcaaatatttatttttttattaattttataaattaaagtaatcgACAGAAAATGaggatgaaattaattaattaaagataaatttaaacatcaaaatgaCTAATAAATGacacatttaaatttatttttgtaattttaatacaaattaaaGACTATTATAAaaacacatatatttattttaaaaagatcaaaacatattgcaAACATATGTAAAAATGGAGTGGCTCATCAGCTGACCAGTGTATGGCTTGGACAGATGCACTTACTCATGAGATTATTGTACCTCTTGCCCTTCATTTGGGCCTAATCTAATAtagtatgtattttttttcaacaacaaaaaaaatatctccAAACGTTGTggtttatttgttattataacTAATTATGGCTCCAAAGGAAGAAGATTGATTTAGGTAAGAAAATCACAATTAccatttcactttttttttggcaaaataTGGGCAAATAATATGAGGCAAATTTAAGACAATCGGACTGATTGAATAAATTGGGTTGGTTTTTAATCTATTATACGGAAAGATTAACATTTATGGATCtccatatttaattttatttatttctccgATGAGCTAAATTTACTAATTAAAAGGAGGGTTTTTTTCTTCCTTCGATCGAGCAAGAGagctaattaaatttatttttttcttttcctttcaatttttatttattaaaatgtaaaattccTCTCGCTTTCGTTTgagtaaaaatatgataaattgtgcgatgaaataaaataaaaaataagaagaaattgCGATTGCTTTTATGATTAAACCGTAACTGGGCCGAGATTACATGGACCCAACTCATGAATAGAGCTTCATTGGCCCATTTGATAAGATAATAAAAGAATCTATTTAACAATGTGAATGGGGCTAATATGGTGAGTGGAAAGTGGAGAGTGAAGAAAGAGACAAATAGCTGAAATGTCATCAATGGCAATACCCCTTCTCTTGCGTTTCCATGCATGCACTGCACATTCCACCAAACGTTTTGCTGATTTTGCTTTGTCTTCTGTTGAAGATACAATTTCTACTGCTTCTTCATTCGATATCACATCCCAAACCTGCATCACAAAACCAACCACAACTACTTAATACTTAATCTAACTCCATTTTTCtaacaacaattttaaaatttgtaaaattagaaaactaaaatctcaataaaaataaggaaactaaaatcatatttcaattaaaatacaGAGATTGAAGTTGCAttcaagttttatttttgaaagactGAGATTAAAAATAGATAAGATTTTCATAATAActaaacttaaatataaaaaaaagaattttatcaAAACTAAACATATTTAATCCTAAGTTAAATTATTTAGACATTACTATGTATTtgaatgataatattttataggACAAGAGTCCTTACCCCATCAGTAGCAAGCACAAGAAAGTGATCTTGAGTGGTTATATTCCTATAAGTTACCTCAGGAACTGAAATAAGACCATATTCTTTAATACAATAATCACCAAAAGCTCTTGACATAGCAAGTCCTGGAGACTCTCCATCTGGCAACCACAGTCTGTGCACACCAGGTTCATCTTCTAAACAGAACACACGCCCCTGACATTCCATTATTCTCTCTGCCTCTTCTGCAAATATGCTATTATACTATACTTAGAAGCTAAGATATATGTTTCttctaattatatatttaacagAATGATGGAAATGTAACTACTAACGAGGTAAATTTGGTTTGAAATCTACTGTTAGTTGAACTGCAATTAAACTTCCATTATCTGATGTTGTTGCTAATACTGCTCGTGAGTCACCAACATTTGCTATCATAATTAATTCACCCTGCATGTTTTTACAGAATAAGATCACTATTACAAATTATGTAGCAAAGTTTTAAATCAACACTAACATCTTGTTATTTAAAGCCATGCTAACTAGTATATTGAGTGATTTATGATTAATGATCAAAGTGAAACCACACCATAATTTGCACATTATAATGTTCACAACTTGTTTATCTCAATTTACCTGTCTAACAATTGAGAGTGCAGTAGTTCCACTGTAAAATGTGTCAATCTTCCGGTTATGTTCAAGTTCTTGATCAATGGAAGCACAAGTCTTCAAGTAAGAGTGTTTCCATATATTGAATCTGTGTTGCTTGTTGTCAGTAGCTACTGCCTTTACATGATCAATATCCTTATCATCATCAAGTGAAGATTGTGAAGCAAGTGTCTCTTGCCAATTGCATAGCAATGACCTTGGCATTGACTCTCTTACCCTTTTGGCCACAAAATGACCCCATGGTCCATGTCCATCAAATATTCCACAGAATATCATATCCTCTTGACATCCAAATTCCTATATTTTATCATCAATAGGATCACAATCAATGATGCAGATGGTTAACCACTCTTTAATTATTACAAGCAAGGATTTTatgttttgataaataaataaaaagtttaggTGACTTGGATCCTAGAAATTCCTTGTGGTAAGAAAAAGTCTCAATGTCCAAAAAGTAAAAGaagtatttatatattatcCATTAACAACGTCCTTACATCGACAGTGTAATTTGAATTGAAACCTTACCAactaaattgaaaaatttaattcatatacttcgttaatataaatattttttatactattaatcaattttaatttttcaaacattaaaaacatctgactttaataaaattagttttgaagtcacacttataaataataaataatagtttGTGATTTGTTAACAAAATTACCTCCCACACAATGCAACAATCTTGGTTGACACCTTTCTGACCTCTTTTGGAGAAAACTGAGGCAAAGTTGTTTGAACCATCAACATTGACAGTTCCTGAACTACACAGCATCAAATCATTTTTCTTAGCTTCTTTAGCCATTGCTTCAACAGCTTCTCTCCTTTCACATCTCACAGAAtttcttcttcctttctttAGTGAAAATGACCTTGCCAATCCATTGAACATAGATGATAAATGCCCCATCATGCAACTCCTCAACTTTTTTGATATACTTTTCCTCTTATAATATGTGTTATACTATATAGTATGGAATCTGTGcatattgaaatatatatagaagaaattAAAGAGGAGCAGGTaagaaaatatatgaatatttttttatttattcgtGTCTTtcatatgaaataaaaataacgGGATAATTAAGCAAGTTGAGGATGGCGTGACTGAACATGAAGACAATTTCTGACTCACAAGACTTAgaatcttttaatttaataatgagaaatcataaaattaaattgttaactggaaaaaaaaaagttaataagaACATAGGAGAATATTCATTCATGTGCTGAATTCAAGGAATTTACTATGCAGAggaatgaatattaaaaattaatattatgtgcATATGGATCAAAAGTGGATATgaatatagaaattaaaaaggCTGGTGAAAACAGTAGCTTAGTGTGGTCATTACTGAATTACTGTATGCAATAAGACACTTGTTTAAATCaaattgacaaaaaataaataaatctacaGTTTAAGCTTTCTTAATACTATATATTAGATCCCATTAATTAATGTCCACACATTAGCTTgatcaaaaaaatcaaaagggtGGTCCATATAAGATTCTTCTTCAAGAAAAATCATAATGAGAAAATGGAAAAAGAGAACTTGATTTTTCTTTCATtgcatttttaattatataaaaaaatcatgaatAAAAGGATTTGACTACTCAAACTAAAATTATGTATTGGTAACCGAATTAGAACATGaacattaaaaaatgatttcatGTAAAAGAGAAACTTATTAGTCCTTTGAACAtcttgaagaagaaaaaaaaatgtttttgggATCTTGCCCTTAAAAAAGAAGTTGCATAATTGACTTCAATTAAACACAAAGTAACATAATGAtgaaagaagagaaaacaaattccttctaaattaatcaaaaacaGGACACAAACAtctaaaggaaaaaaaaaacaagtttgtTATAAgctccaaaaataaaaaaatggaaaatccaatttggttattttaaaatttaaaaaagaagaaaataatgaatgaaTAAAGAAGACCTTGGAGTTGTTGTTGAGAAAGGCTAGAGAAGGTGAATCTGAAGGAAGAAGAATTGTTGTGGTGGGTGGAAGAGTGGAGAAAATAAGCTGAGGATTCGAGAAATCAAAGGATGATAAAAATCCATTATATGAAGACTCTTGTTTTGTTTGATTTCTTCACTTTCCTATTTATCTATGGCCTACGGAGAAGGAAACAAAGTCATAAAATTTCTTTATTTGGATTTTGGaaacaataataattacaaCCAAACAATAATAGTGTACCAGCTAAATGCATGTAATTTTGTATTTATGGGTATTTGCGTATGTATGTAACTATGAAACAAAGatataataatatgaatatCTTCTTCTATAAAACGATCTCTATCTCATCTTCTTCAACTTCACCTTGTTCCTACTCACGTTTCTTGGCTCAAAAAAGGTTACGTGGctttttttatccttttttttttcaaaaaagagacaaattaaattaatatataaactcatctaaaactaaattaaaaataattaagaaattaaaaatgtatgaaattgaatattaaaaaatatttttctcaatttttatttgtgatttttattttgtaaaaattgttCGAATTTAGATTTGGTTTTCAAAATTGTACAAATTGTATAtatagattttaatttattttttttgggttaaataaaattttgattcttataaattttaacatttgtttttagttcttaaataaaattattttaattttttgtctaAGCGAATTCATGTAtactttttaaatcttaaaatgaTTTGTTTATATATGTTTAGAATATGATAGAAATCTcctaatataaatttttatatttaaaaattcatatttaatttatctttgttaaagaaatttaaacttttgtataaaaaatgtttataatatcctaaatattaataatagaagatcattcaaaaattcaaaaaataatataaattagcTTAAAAggaagaattaaaaataaaaatgaaaagtaattTAGACTAAGAAATTgagaaaattattataaaaactaaaactcaTTTaacgttttatttatttattatgatatattgcatttctatgttatttttttgtttttaatcttttataacacttattactttaatttaatttgtttttatattttatatattttaaatctaaTCGATCACTATTTTgtaatgttaaattttaatataaatttatcatcgtattttttataatattaacattactgtatttttacaaatacaattttaatattaaaaagtcGATCCATAAAAAAAGTTCTGAACTGATCGTTCTAAATATGGTTCTTATATATGGCCACCCGAAAAATAGGAATCATTCTTATTTTTCAGTACAAATTTGaccatttatatttataactatttatttattttggcaaAATTTGACCGTTTATATAACGCTTATATTATTGGCATATTGTCATCCCATTCTGCAGATTCGGGTATTATTGTGTATAATGATTCAAACGCTTAAATAAATATTCACAGGAAAATGAAGGACGTTTACTGGCAATTATTAAAGCTATAATTGCagctaattaaataaatactagcAAACAtccattattatatttattaatgtttgacagaaattaattttaattagaaattaaaGAAGTTCGTCTTGGTTGGTAgtattacaaaatcaattaatttgaataaccaaccaattaagtaaaaataaatataaaaatcgaACTAGCCAgttgaattaataaatatttacaattcaCAATAATTGAGgcaaaattaatgttttcagTTTGgtctattatttatttgaatttgtatgTTTATAACCTCCTTTTATTTAGGAGTGTGATAAACCTCCTATAAGTcgacatatataaataatttataaaatatatataaaggatGAGAAGAAGTTGCAAGTGTATGTCATGAATAGCTTAAAGTTTTGCTAAATATCTCCTACACGTCGTTGAAATGGCTTCTGAGTGGGACCAACACCGCCCAAAGCTTTTATTTACCATTATCTTCTTATTAATCAACAAATATCaacttataaaatatacaaaaaattgttGGTAAAaggaatataaaaaattaatgtctACGAAACCGATTCATCATTGGAGAATGGAATAAATGATTTCAAATcactacaaaatatattttattgagttTTAATCATTTTGATTGATGATTGCGAAGACAATAGAAAATTCTCTTTGCAACTTCTATATTAGGCTACATATATTTCTAAATtggtaagaaaaaaaaaaagatgcatGATGGAGAGCTTAGGATAACCTAGGTTGCCTGATACTCATCTCTTTGcataaaataagaaagaaaatagGTTAAATCgtgttatattttataaactttaaaattgATGTAAAT from Cicer arietinum cultivar CDC Frontier isolate Library 1 chromosome 3, Cicar.CDCFrontier_v2.0, whole genome shotgun sequence encodes:
- the LOC101489503 gene encoding probable protein phosphatase 2C 34, producing the protein MMGHLSSMFNGLARSFSLKKGRRNSVRCERREAVEAMAKEAKKNDLMLCSSGTVNVDGSNNFASVFSKRGQKGVNQDCCIVWEEFGCQEDMIFCGIFDGHGPWGHFVAKRVRESMPRSLLCNWQETLASQSSLDDDKDIDHVKAVATDNKQHRFNIWKHSYLKTCASIDQELEHNRKIDTFYSGTTALSIVRQGELIMIANVGDSRAVLATTSDNGSLIAVQLTVDFKPNLPQEAERIMECQGRVFCLEDEPGVHRLWLPDGESPGLAMSRAFGDYCIKEYGLISVPEVTYRNITTQDHFLVLATDGVWDVISNEEAVEIVSSTEDKAKSAKRLVECAVHAWKRKRRGIAIDDISAICLFLHSPLSTHHISPIHIVK